The genomic stretch TTCCTTTCTCGTATTCGTGCTAGAAGACTAGAACAAAGACGGCGCCGAGAATCCAGAGCACAGCCAGGAATCAAATCCGAAACTCAGGAAGCAGCCCTTGACGATATTGCATTTGTCTGAGTGAGAACCTGTTGCTACGATTGATTGAAAGATGACTCAACTTCAGTCTGAGATTGATATGCACGCTACCCATacacaagaaaaaagaaacgacAAAGATGTAACAGCATGACCCGCCTTGTTGCCTCTTCAACCCTTATAAGGAGTCTCAAACGGCCTTTCCGCCTGGGGCGTCAGTCTCGCCAGATGTCTCCGCTGGGCATTCTTCCAGTCGATCAGCGCCGAGTGCTGGGTAACTCTGTTGTCCCAAACGACAACGGTGCCTTCCTCCCACTTGACACGGGCTTGGAAGTCGGCGCCGTAGGCGAGATGGTCGTAGAGGAACTTGAGGAGGACGTCggactcctccttcttgaggcCGACGATGTCACGGGTGACTGGACACGAACACCATCAGCGGATGTTGCAAACAATCATGCAAAGAGACAGGGGTGCTTACACTGAGGATTGACGTAGATGGCCTTCTCGCCTGTGACGGGGTGGGTTCTGATGATGGGGTGCTCGTGGATCACGGGCTCGCGGCGGACGATGCCGCCCCTCAAGGCCGAAGCATTGGCCTGCTCGTGGGCAGAATGGGTGGCCTTGAGGCCGTGAAGACGCTCCTGGAAGGCAGGCGAGAGACGGTTGTAGGCCTCGGCGGCGTTGACGAAGAGGGTATCGCCGCCAGATTCGGGCTTGTCGAAAATGTACAGGAAGGTGGTTCCAGGAGGCTGGGCCTCGTAGGAGACGTCGGAGTGCCAGGCTACGGACGAGGTGCGGTTGGTGAAGAACTTGTCGACTGAGTTGTCGCCTGCCCCGCGGTGGACGAGGTGGATCTCGGGGTAGCCTTCTGGCGCGCCGCTGGtggggtggatgtggtgtCTGCCGAAATAACCGCCGAACTCGAGGGCTTGCTCGATGGACAGATCGCGGAAGTCTTGGTCGCGGAAGGCGACGACCTTGCGCTCGGCAACGAAGCGGGCGAGCTCGTCTTTGCCGGCGTCGCTGAGGGTGGAGAGCTGGATGCCCTTGACTTCGGTGCCAATGGTTggggtgaggtgggtgaCGGCTGTGCTCTCAGGGAGAAGGTTGGGGAAGGATGGGTCCGCGTCTTTGCCGTGCTCGTAATGCTCAAACGGCTGGAGTGGGGGGTACTTGTCGTTGGGGTTCCAAGTTGGGAGGTAGTGCGGGTACTAGGAGATGGGAAGGTCAGCAATGCGAAGGGCAGACATGAAGTCCAACGCTGTATCAACGGCATACCTTGGCGGCTTTGTGGCCCTTCAGGCCGGCTTCAGCATCCTTATCGAACTTGGTTGTGGCAATCTCCTTGTACGGACCCGTGGTGGCGTTAAGCTTCAAAGTGCCGATGTTGGGAACTGTGGTGGTCTCAGTTTCCACAGCGGAGGGGGCCATTGTGTCTGTGAAGTGTATATGGTGAAACAATCT from Podospora pseudopauciseta strain CBS 411.78 chromosome 3, whole genome shotgun sequence encodes the following:
- a CDS encoding hypothetical protein (EggNog:ENOG503NTVZ; COG:E); its protein translation is MAPSAVETETTTVPNIGTLKLNATTGPYKEIATTKFDKDAEAGLKGHKAAKYPHYLPTWNPNDKYPPLQPFEHYEHGKDADPSFPNLLPESTAVTHLTPTIGTEVKGIQLSTLSDAGKDELARFVAERKVVAFRDQDFRDLSIEQALEFGGYFGRHHIHPTSGAPEGYPEIHLVHRGAGDNSVDKFFTNRTSSVAWHSDVSYEAQPPGTTFLYIFDKPESGGDTLFVNAAEAYNRLSPAFQERLHGLKATHSAHEQANASALRGGIVRREPVIHEHPIIRTHPVTGEKAIYVNPQFTRDIVGLKKEESDVLLKFLYDHLAYGADFQARVKWEEGTVVVWDNRVTQHSALIDWKNAQRRHLARLTPQAERPFETPYKG